The DNA region GAggcatttttatattaaaacttaacattatttaccaagctatttttttttctatttcttcaaAATACCAGTAATTTCCAAactggttttcgaggggtgtcaatttcaactgttatcctcccaaacaggcactatttattttgttatactgaatgtcttaatttttaagaaaattttactgcttttatataggaataacgtgaattctacagcgaaccgtacgcgcataattttcgcgcatgtaacattttttaatgttacccgttgctaagtgcgttgctaacgctgagggtaatagaaaatattattaactgcgtctaaaccaatcagatttcagtatttaacatgaaagtataacaatttcaaatcttaccctcctaaacaggcactatttatatattgacaccccgagaaaattattgtcaaccgacgcgaagcggaggttgacagtggttttcaaggggtgtcaatttcaactcttaccctcctaaacaggcactatttattttattatactgaatgttttaattttaaagaaaacttaattacttttatatatgaatgacgtgaattctttggcgaaccgtacgcgcatagttTACGCGCATTTTGtattacccgttgctaagtgtgttgctaatgctgagggtaatagaacggattattaactgcgtctaaaccaatcagatttcagtatttaacatgaaagtataataaaatattttgtgactagtcgacataaggatctgaaaagtcgacataatcatctttTACGTCGACATCAttatttgatgtaaatatatatctgACAAATCGACAAAATTATTGACAAGACGACATAACATCTTATAAGTCAACATCATTCTATGACAAGTCGACTcataatatgaatgataatttttttttcaaactagtggccattttatttttttctgtcagatGATTATTTTGACTTGTCGTATCTTTATgtctataaataatttaatcattgttatatatatgtcagtgcattggatgaaaaaaaatagcCAATTCTTCTCATATTGGACCTAACATGATTATATtttgcagtccgtgattttttaaagtttattcagACTTGTCAGTttttatagagctatgaatcaTAATCGAGAAATAGAGGATAAAATTCTTAGTGGGTGTAAAAATATACCTGTTAGATAACAATGACATAAGTACGACAGAGTACGTGTACTTGGTATATACCTCCATCTTTCAGTCGAGACTTTAGGGTCGATAACAGTCTgtatatattttagaataaatGGCAGAAGAAAGGTGTCTTCGCTGTTCATGTAACCTTTTAGCTTAATGAAACCGTTACATTGAAATTCTTTCCCTAAAGGCTTCATAGACCTTGTACAAAGTGTAAAAATTGATTCTGGCATTTAATGTAGTTTACTAAGTagattaagtaaaatataattgtatcattGTTTGATAACACCGAAAACGTTCCATTTATTCTCTGAAGATTTATCAACACCTCACAATATATACCTTATACGCTTTAGCATAGAAAGCGGGATTgtcatatttttgtattatttgaaTATGTTTGATACTCATGTCCGATGCCTTTTAAACTAAGGACTCGAAGTATTCCTCTCACTTAATTAATTAAACGTTATAAACCGGATAATTAATGAAGCCCGAGAACTACATAAGAGTGTAGTTATAAATAGTTTattagtaaaatatttttccggTCTCCTAAGTTTCCTTATTATTAATTTCCAATTAGATTATACTCGGCGTTCTGTAGTTGTGTTCATCACATGTTGTCAACATTCCAATAATGACCATGCTCTGCTTTGGCTGGTCTGTCTTGTGTACCGGGGTTCTGGTGAGTCTTGTGGTGGACCGTGGGGAGGCATACACCAATGGAATAGGGTGTCTGAACCCCGAAAACAAGCCGGTGGACTGGTAACAAGCATATAACTGTTAtttgtattacattttttttcaatctttagtatatttttgtaaaagaaatacattttaaatatattacaacCTTCAAAGTTCCAAAAAGACATCAAACCAATAAAAAGTAGTTGACAATAACGGATGTTTCCTTTCAGGTTTCTGGTGTACAAAACTCCCCAGGATTCTCAGGATAAAAATGAGTTTATTGCAAAGGGCGTGGGGTTTTATTACATGGACTCCCGTCAACAAGCGCTGACCCTGTCACCCACCCCCATCAACGGGAAAGACCACGCCCTGTACAACACACTACAACAGATATATCTCAATGTAAGTATCTACAACACTCCCCAACAGATATATATCTCAATGTAAGTATCTACAACACTCTCTAACAGATATATCTCAATGTAAGTATCTACAACACACTACAACAGATATATCTCAATGTAAGTATCTACAACACACTATAACAGATATATCTCAATGTAAGTATTTACAACACTCCTCAACAGATATATCTCAATGTAAGTATCAACAACACTACCCAACAGATATATCTTCATGTAAGTATCTACAACTCTTTCTTGAACagatatattttaatgtaaGTATCATCAACACTCTCCAACAGATATATCTTAATTCAAGTATTTACAACTTTTTCCAACAGATGTCTcaatgtaagtacatgtatctacaacaCCCACTAACGGATATATCTTATTTAAGTATCAAAATCACCCTCTAAAAGATAAATCTCAATATAGGTATTACAACACAGATATATCTCAACGTAAGAATCTTCAACACTCTCCAAATATCGCAAAGTAAGTATCTATGCAACAGTCTACCATCGTGGTAACTACAAGACACAAACTTATACAACCCGTGTCTGAATCTATTGCAACCAAAGGATAAAATGTATCAAGAATTGATCTAGTTTGACAAAGATGCAAGAAATAAGAAAGTAAGGAAAGGACCAATAGATTTAAAGTTAGGTTTCTATATGATGGTGTAACTTAAAGATATGTGATGTTTTTGATTTTACTAAGAAATTGCCATTCGCATCTGTTTCAGTATTTTGTTGTCGAGTATGGCATGTACAACGATGAACCGCCAGATATATTCAACAAAGATTGGAACGGAAACGTTACCTCCGGTATTTCTAAAGGTATGCATAAGCGCATCAAATGTCATAACAGTCAATTTGTTTCAGTACAAGCGTTGAGTTCATGATAATTGCTGACGTTTTACAGGGGTGTACGCCTTTGACAAACTGACCGGGTTCTGGTTGATAACCAGCATCCCGAAGTTTCCCCCACCCAAGAGCAAGGGCTACGCCTTTAACATGGCGGCCGTGCAGGACGGTCACATGGCGCTCTGCCTGACCTTGAACTCCGACCGCGTGATTGACCTACGTACGTATGAGTTCCAATTTGTACATGCGTGATATAATAATTTAATCTTGACAACTAGTCTTTAAATAACCATAAATGATTTAATTGGTGATTCTAACGGCAAATCTTCTGATTTTGAAGATAAGATTTTCCAAATCACTCAGCCACACCTCTATGATGGTAAAGGAAATAATGAACAACTAGCGAGACAGCCACTCTCGAATACTACTTTGGAAATCAACATGTATACACACCACAACGTAGAACTGAAGTGTTTGGCAAAAGGAACGTCATATGGAAAGGGtatggaaattttaaaactatttcctCCTCAAAATCCAGTACGGAAGTATTCAAACATCATGTTATCAATtgattaacatgttatttattatgtaaatgattTCCCTTTAAATCTAGATCTGTACACATCCATGGTTGCCCCGAGTCTACGGATGGGTCTCCTTGTCCAGACCTACCGATCAGAGGGCGGGTCCCCCTCCCAGTGCTCCCCGTATCAGGTCTGTGGGGTTCAGTTCTGGTCTTTTTCTCTTTCTGGTTCACATAATTTCTGAATGTTCAAAAACATAATCACTTCTGaatgttcaaaaatattttggccCTGAAAATCTGCTCTAAAAAGTCGCCGACTTTTTAACAGAACATAATCTTTGGTAGCACCAtcttcatttaaaagaaaacgaaCTCTAGTAccagattttaaaaatgaaaagttaaagTTTGTCTAGAAAtatctgtacaaaaaaaaatgacattattgGGAgagatttaaaataattttaaaaggtaACTAAATgaaatgattgattgattgataaaCTGCAGGTACTCAACATCTCCAAGGTCAAATTCCCCGACATTGCCGTATACCCCTCGCTGACCAGGGACCGCGCTAAGTGGGCGGTAACCAAGAAGTTGGGCAGGTGGATCTGTGTAGGAGACCACGACAGGAGCGTAAGCAATCGATTTCATATTCAGGGAAACTGTATTTCCCCCTTAAATATTTAGCTTTGgtcaacattaatttttttccttggtgaattacttatttttttttctagacgAGCACCCTTTCTAGAGGTGGGGGAGTCCTCTGTATGGTCAACTACACGGCGTGGAAAGCGCTCCATAATATTACACAATCTGCTGACAAGTGCTGACTTGGCATGCCAAAAAACATATgaatgtttatcaaaatattttactgtGGAAATTAGCAATAAAATTACTCTAATACTTATTTGAGTATCaacactgaaatatttttgttgttgtaattaAATCGCTCATGTTAAATCAATATTATCACTAGGGATATCAACGAGTATTCTAGTACTACTGCTTGGTCACACTGACCATCGACTCAATTCTTTGTCGAAAACTCGTAATTAAGAAAGGTACTCAGTAATCGAAAACATCTGATTTGTGCTTCtcctttaaatccattcattactttccaaatgaaAGTTAAATACTAtaatactagtaaataacaacacactgtgtggaattagcaacgacacgctgcagctatgtaatatttgacatattaaatgtataaatacataACTATGGCATAAAGTTGGATCACATACTAGTAATGCATTTACTTTTataaaacaattctgaaaatttaaactttccgcTGTACGTGTCGTCCTAAACTGGTATCTAACACCTATGCAATTCTTTAGAGAAGTTAGAAATTTATATCTGTTCCACAaacgaaagaaatcatattAAACGTATTATTAATAGTGTTTAGGGCTACGAATGAAAACTGCGTCACATTTACAGTCTGTACCCAGCAGCTGTTACCCTGTTATATTCTTATCCGACTAGAATACCGGTATAGATGTCCAAGATATCTTGAGATTTGGGAGATCACAGCTTTTTttaagtttggggggggggggggggttattaaTTTGATGTTTCTTTTACTGTTAGATAACTTTATCATTAGATTTGGTGTttgtgtataattttataatataaatattcatcttcaggcgtttgtttttattaaattaaacagtTGATTATCATAGTATTACTATAATAAGCATTGGGCAATGCCTTAGCATGGTATAAGACACGTTTGAGTTGCTTTAGACGATATGTGTAAGCAtcacaaaaaaaggaaagccATGACATTTGCAgatgttgaaataaaaagaaatgttagCACATGTGCTTTtaagttattaaatattttcagtaaaaatatGGTGTATGTggcatttgcatttttttttatttgaaaggaCACAGTttccaaaaaacaaaatcaacgaGGACTCGACTATCGCTCGACTAAACCTCCAATCGACTAGGCTATCAGAGTAAATCATGTCTCTAATAATTACATAAACATATCCAAGTACTACCACTACAGTGACTTATTTTTATTGGATTGTGAAAGATGGAACTGAAGTTCACGTAAATGGACTAGAATGGGACAAAAAAAGGCTTAGAGTCTACATTCCCCGAGACATAAAAAATACCAGTTTTGAAAAATAGCTTGTAAAACCAAATGAATCACATCCGTCTTTCAAGAGTACATCAGTGGAGACAAATTCCAAACATAGTAACCAATATTTTTGAAGAATATTTCTGAATAAAACTAGTCTGTCTAATCAGCGTTGTAACTATCGTGTATTGCATTGTCCGTCCTATGATGTTTTCTCCATTTGAAGGAATGTGAGTGCGTATCTGTAATTTGAAAAAGATTAAGAAGGAAAAATTTTTTCATGGCTGTGATCACCTTTATCACTTCCTTGGGCTAAAAAATCAAGGCATTTTTTATTCTCTATGATAATTTCTTCCGTTCATATGAtgttttttgaatttattttaaacgaTTATGACAGGAAATGGActtaataaatgattttcaatgTATGTCAATGTA from Crassostrea angulata isolate pt1a10 chromosome 7, ASM2561291v2, whole genome shotgun sequence includes:
- the LOC128192239 gene encoding plancitoxin-1-like, with the protein product MTMLCFGWSVLCTGVLVSLVVDRGEAYTNGIGCLNPENKPVDWFLVYKTPQDSQDKNEFIAKGVGFYYMDSRQQALTLSPTPINGKDHALYNTLQQIYLNYFVVEYGMYNDEPPDIFNKDWNGNVTSGISKGVYAFDKLTGFWLITSIPKFPPPKSKGYAFNMAAVQDGHMALCLTLNSDRVIDLHKIFQITQPHLYDGKGNNEQLARQPLSNTTLEINMYTHHNVELKCLAKGTSYGKDLYTSMVAPSLRMGLLVQTYRSEGGSPSQCSPYQVLNISKVKFPDIAVYPSLTRDRAKWAVTKKLGRWICVGDHDRSTSTLSRGGGVLCMVNYTAWKALHNITQSADKC